The following DNA comes from Magnolia sinica isolate HGM2019 chromosome 18, MsV1, whole genome shotgun sequence.
GggccgatacaggtttttcgggtttttttaaataggaaaaaaagagaccataacggccattacaacccatatcgtaaaggtaagaatggtggccgttacggccaccgttaccattacggaataccttgaagTGCATTTAAGTACATTTTGCAAGTGTTTTTAAAAGTTCATCCAATTGCATAGATTTTGAAAATTGAATTTATATTGCTTCTAGgcaattttgggttttggaggaaGAATCCGGATCCAATACAAAGCTCTGTATGTTAAGCTTAAAGAATAAAATTCATCTAAGTTCGTCTAAGTGCATATAAGTACCATTTGTGAGTGTTTTTAAAAGTTCATCTAATTGCAATGTACTTAGATGCACTTAGACGCATTCAGACTGCATGCAAACACACATAGATGAATGCCGTACATTCAACCTAACTTATAGATTTCAGTATTAGCTCTAGGTTCTTGAAGGAATTCCAAGCCATATTTTGTTGGTGCGTTCTCCTTTCCTTCTCGTCTTAATTAGACTATGATTTTACACTGGATTAACATCTTAACAGGCATACATCATAGAAACTTAGGAATTTAACCACAATACCATGTGGCTTTCATATTCATGAGCACATACAAATGAAAAGTTACAGTAAAAAATACAGTACCTGCTCAAAACCCAGCATAAGATTTGCCCACTCTATATCTCTAGTTATGAGCAAATTGGCCCTGGCAAGAAGAGGTTCTACCTTGATCTAAAAACACGAGAAAAGAAAATGTGTGTCAATTAACAGCACATCTGGCAGAAATGTAACACCAGCTATGTGATTCTGGAATAAACTTTTACAGAAGATAAACCAAAAACAGAAAGCCACAAATAGGGGGTGAGGGAACACAGTTTGTGTAGAATTGGTGTTATCCTTCCCTGttctttataaaagaaaaaaagaaaagaaaagaaagtggcACAGTTCATAAGAACTAATAACTAAGAACCAAGTTCTGCAAAATTACAAAGTGTTTTGCAAAATTCCTCTCTTGTGACTAAACTTTCTAATGATCAGATACTTATTGACAGACAGGTTGTTGATAACAGATAATGCTGCTAATTTACTCACCTCTTCTGGAGATGTTGGTTGCAAAAAATCTGTGGACGATTGGCTAAGGGGTGGTTGCTTGATGAGTGGTTTCTCTGAATCGTTAAATCTTTCTCCTGCCACCGTTGGGCTCGCAAACCATCTCCTGAATGGTGACTGGAAAAGGGGCTGATTTTCAAAAGCAGTCTCCCTTCTTTGGACACGTCTCACAACTCTTTGTTTTCTCTTGAATCTAGAATTTCCTGATCTCCTTTCTGCAACCCAAAGCTGCACGAGCCAGTCTCTACTTAAGCAGGGTTCTTGCTGAACAATTTTCCGAAACTGACGGAACATAGGCAAAGGACTTCCTTTATCAGAATGCAGTTCAAACCCCTGCAATGCATTGTTGGCTGTGATTGGCCTCTCCCAAATTCCCATAATCCCTCTCCGAAAGCCAGAATGCTGAAACAGGGACTGAGAAATACAGCCTGTTTGAGGATGTCTTTGAGGACATACATGGTTCATAATCTTTTCAGCATTATGGCAGTTGTCAACTGTGTGATACCAAGGTGAACCGAACTTAGCAATCTCATTTGTGCATTTAATATGCTTCAGGAAGTGATACCACTCTTTTAACCACCTCATCTCATTAATGAGCTAGAACATGAAAACACCTGTCAATTGCCAAACGTAGAGTTAATAATGACGAGGCATAGGtccaaaagaaaaaacaagaaacaTGCCACCTACTTGCAGGTTTCAAACAGAACAAACCCCATAAAAAATCACAAGAAATGGAGATTGATAGTTGATACAACAGAATAAACTCAAGAATTTGAAACTGATTTGGATATTTGAATATTAAGTTCTGTAAATGTTAACTCTCAAATTCACAC
Coding sequences within:
- the LOC131233136 gene encoding altered inheritance rate of mitochondria protein 25 — its product is MRWLKEWYHFLKHIKCTNEIAKFGSPWYHTVDNCHNAEKIMNHVCPQRHPQTGCISQSLFQHSGFRRGIMGIWERPITANNALQGFELHSDKGSPLPMFRQFRKIVQQEPCLSRDWLVQLWVAERRSGNSRFKRKQRVVRRVQRRETAFENQPLFQSPFRRWFASPTVAGERFNDSEKPLIKQPPLSQSSTDFLQPTSPEEIKVEPLLARANLLITRDIEWANLMLGFEQENRYAMVDACYPQSPVGFIREQSNLIFRQLLRTRRPFVAYITDAMGNELFRVRRPIWFINSTIYAEIDGKEIGVVHRRWHLWRRVYDLYLGKRQFAVVENPGFWNWTFTLKDSDGNVLAEIDRDWRGIGFELFTDAGQYVIRFGHADPISKTGPAHAIQELEISRPLTLSERAVAVALAVSLDNDYFSRHGGWGVPFIAVGE